The following are encoded in a window of Salinibacter grassmerensis genomic DNA:
- a CDS encoding heme exporter protein CcmB, protein MDWLAGAWSVFRKDLRIELRSRYAANTLLLFALAALLLVAFAVGPQPMSARVRAALLWIVLLFAASIGLGRSFVAEYEGGTALLLRLHTRASMVFAGKLLFNFGLVALLTLVATGVFLLLLGVSVGTPGLFAGTLALGALGLTGATTLLSALVARASRGGPLLPVLLLPVLVPVLVSGVGATRKALLGQQWVSAQDELLTLVGFAGATISAAVVLFDYVWDD, encoded by the coding sequence ATGGATTGGCTCGCCGGGGCCTGGTCGGTGTTTCGGAAGGACCTGCGCATCGAGCTACGCAGCCGGTACGCGGCGAACACCCTCCTGCTGTTTGCCCTTGCGGCCCTGCTTCTCGTGGCCTTCGCCGTGGGCCCCCAGCCGATGAGCGCCCGGGTGCGGGCCGCGCTCCTATGGATCGTCCTCCTTTTCGCGGCCTCCATCGGGCTCGGGCGGTCGTTCGTGGCGGAGTACGAAGGCGGCACCGCGCTTCTACTCCGACTCCACACGCGGGCGAGCATGGTGTTCGCCGGCAAGCTGCTGTTCAACTTTGGCCTCGTGGCGCTTCTCACGCTCGTCGCCACCGGCGTCTTCCTGCTGCTGCTCGGCGTCTCCGTCGGGACGCCCGGCCTGTTCGCGGGCACACTTGCGCTCGGGGCGCTCGGCCTCACCGGCGCTACGACGCTGCTGTCGGCCCTCGTGGCCCGCGCCTCCCGCGGCGGACCGCTCCTGCCGGTCCTCCTCCTTCCGGTGCTGGTGCCGGTGCTGGTGTCGGGGGTCGGGGCCACGCGCAAGGCATTGCTTGGCCAGCAGTGGGTATCGGCGCAGGACGAGCTCCTCACCCTCGTGGGCTTCGCCGGGGCGACCATCTCCGCGGCCGTGGTGCTGTTCGACTACGTGTGGGACGATTGA
- the murB gene encoding UDP-N-acetylmuramate dehydrogenase, translated as MTSSSPPANVLREILGPDRLRRDVSLAPFTTFQLGGAADWYADVRSADELAAVTRTARTHDLPFFLLGTGANVIVGDHGYRGLVVHNRARDLQVDHDTNRVWAESGAVVYPDLIEHAVSAGLSGLEHYVGIPSTVGGALWQNLHFLSPPPDRDRTVFWEEVVHSADILTEEGERRTVGADYFDFGYDYSILHDRDDVVLATTSQLEPGDPERMRTVMDANLQWRAERHPPLDTEPSVGSIFKKIEGVGAGRLIDECGLKGARIGGAMITHRHANIFVNVDGARAADVCALIDLARDTVERETGYQLETEIDFIGEFAPPTDAEPTFVPKDPDLVTAADRAKAS; from the coding sequence GTGACCTCTTCTTCCCCACCGGCAAACGTTCTGCGGGAAATTCTCGGCCCCGACCGGCTGCGCCGGGATGTCTCCCTCGCCCCGTTCACCACCTTCCAGCTCGGAGGGGCGGCCGACTGGTACGCCGACGTGCGCTCGGCCGACGAGTTGGCCGCGGTCACGCGGACGGCGCGGACGCACGACCTCCCCTTCTTTCTGCTCGGCACCGGGGCCAACGTGATTGTGGGCGACCACGGATACCGGGGCCTCGTCGTTCACAACCGGGCTCGCGACCTCCAGGTGGATCACGACACGAATCGCGTCTGGGCCGAGAGCGGGGCCGTCGTGTATCCCGATCTCATCGAGCACGCCGTTTCGGCGGGCCTCTCGGGGCTGGAGCACTACGTGGGCATTCCGTCCACCGTGGGCGGGGCGCTCTGGCAAAACCTACACTTTCTGTCGCCGCCCCCCGACCGGGACCGGACGGTGTTTTGGGAAGAGGTCGTCCACTCCGCCGACATTCTCACCGAGGAGGGAGAGCGACGGACCGTGGGCGCCGACTACTTCGACTTCGGCTATGACTACTCGATTCTCCACGACCGGGATGACGTGGTGCTGGCGACCACCTCCCAGCTCGAGCCCGGCGACCCGGAGCGGATGCGCACGGTTATGGACGCCAACTTGCAGTGGCGCGCCGAGCGGCACCCGCCGCTGGACACCGAGCCGAGCGTGGGATCGATCTTCAAAAAGATTGAGGGGGTCGGCGCCGGGCGCCTCATCGACGAGTGCGGGCTGAAGGGCGCACGGATCGGGGGCGCAATGATTACGCACCGCCACGCCAACATCTTTGTCAATGTCGACGGGGCACGGGCCGCGGACGTCTGCGCCCTGATCGACCTGGCCCGGGACACTGTGGAGCGCGAGACCGGCTACCAACTGGAGACGGAGATCGACTTCATCGGCGAGTTTGCTCCGCCGACCGATGCGGAGCCGACGTTCGTCCCGAAGGATCCCGACCTCGTAACCGCCGCCGACCGGGCAAAGGCGTCGTAG
- a CDS encoding MGMT family protein: protein MDKHSNLEKSFFERVWAVVEEIPVGRVTTYGDIAEHLGRRGAARIVGWALKDAVGGDLPCHRVVNRNGVLTGRRHFEAPHVMEERLRSEGVTFVAEDQVDLDAHRWRPEEMR, encoded by the coding sequence ATGGATAAGCATTCCAACTTGGAGAAGTCGTTCTTTGAACGCGTCTGGGCCGTTGTTGAAGAGATTCCGGTGGGCCGCGTCACCACCTACGGCGACATTGCCGAACACCTCGGGCGCCGGGGGGCGGCCCGGATCGTCGGCTGGGCGCTGAAGGACGCAGTGGGGGGCGACCTGCCCTGCCACCGCGTGGTGAACCGCAATGGGGTCCTGACGGGCCGGCGCCACTTCGAAGCGCCCCACGTCATGGAGGAGCGGTTGCGCAGCGAAGGGGTCACGTTCGTGGCCGAGGATCAGGTGGATCTCGATGCGCACCGCTGGCGGCCCGAAGAGATGAGGTAG
- a CDS encoding RagB/SusD family nutrient uptake outer membrane protein, which translates to MRIPQLTPRILLVGMVGVALSLTLSSCDNLLDVEPQQDVQPEAAFSSEGGFESTLSSTYDDLQDVGYYGQFYMLYPEALADNAINLSGVARYDGPPQNAAREHLNRWGGHYTSINKANTLIAESQNFDEADEAFKERIRGEALFLRALNYFDLIRTKAYEPGEEVNGFTQGVILRTEPTRSAEVASERLPRAPTSEVYDQIETDLQNARSLLAGTKNGRFKANEAAAQALLAQVRLYRKDFEGAATTATAALETARDSLDADLLTEDEYVEAHVGETMSSALFSINMNPDFDGDATSVNESLSSLTHDPGSFNFQLLPTQDLIDAHADGDVRAELYETLPSGDTRINKYTQAVGSYTDNIPVIRAAEVLLIRAEARFENGNESGALEDVNTLRSARGLEKVSLSGESLIDEILKQKRLELAFEGERFFDLKRRGMDIPKPQVATPDVSLAYEDRRVLAPIPSGEVQLNGQLDQNPGY; encoded by the coding sequence ATGAGGATACCGCAACTCACCCCCCGAATTCTGTTGGTAGGCATGGTCGGGGTCGCCCTCAGCCTTACTCTTTCATCTTGTGATAATCTGCTGGATGTCGAGCCGCAGCAGGATGTCCAGCCGGAGGCGGCTTTTTCCTCTGAGGGAGGATTCGAGTCGACCCTCAGCTCCACCTACGATGACCTCCAAGATGTTGGTTATTACGGGCAATTCTACATGTTGTACCCGGAGGCGCTGGCCGACAATGCGATCAACCTCTCGGGGGTAGCCCGCTACGACGGCCCACCCCAGAACGCTGCTCGTGAGCACCTGAACAGATGGGGGGGGCACTACACGAGCATCAACAAGGCGAATACGCTCATCGCCGAGAGTCAGAATTTCGACGAAGCCGACGAGGCATTCAAAGAAAGGATACGAGGAGAGGCGCTTTTTCTTCGGGCCCTCAATTACTTTGACCTCATCCGCACAAAAGCGTACGAGCCGGGGGAGGAGGTGAATGGGTTCACGCAGGGAGTCATCCTGCGCACGGAGCCCACCAGGTCGGCAGAAGTGGCTTCCGAGCGTCTGCCTCGTGCGCCCACCAGTGAGGTTTACGACCAGATCGAGACGGATCTACAGAATGCCCGTAGCCTCCTAGCTGGAACGAAAAATGGCAGATTCAAGGCCAACGAGGCGGCGGCGCAGGCTTTGCTTGCACAGGTACGCCTCTACCGAAAAGACTTTGAGGGTGCTGCCACCACGGCAACTGCTGCTCTGGAGACTGCCAGAGACAGTCTGGATGCCGATCTCCTTACCGAAGACGAGTACGTTGAGGCTCACGTAGGAGAGACGATGTCCAGCGCCCTCTTTTCCATCAACATGAACCCTGATTTCGATGGTGACGCGACCAGCGTGAATGAATCCCTCTCGTCACTTACTCACGATCCAGGGTCGTTCAACTTCCAGCTTCTTCCTACCCAAGACCTCATTGATGCTCACGCGGACGGCGATGTCCGTGCGGAGCTTTACGAGACCCTACCCTCAGGGGACACGCGCATCAACAAGTATACCCAGGCCGTGGGGAGCTACACCGATAACATTCCCGTCATCCGGGCCGCGGAGGTGCTTCTGATCCGCGCGGAGGCGCGATTCGAGAATGGTAACGAAAGTGGTGCCCTCGAAGATGTGAATACACTGCGCTCCGCCCGTGGGCTAGAGAAGGTCTCGCTCAGTGGTGAAAGCCTCATTGACGAGATTCTGAAACAGAAGCGCTTAGAATTGGCCTTCGAAGGAGAGCGTTTCTTCGATCTCAAGCGGCGGGGCATGGATATCCCGAAGCCACAGGTTGCCACCCCCGACGTGTCCTTGGCTTACGAGGACCGACGCGTCTTAGCACCGATTCCCTCAGGCGAGGTCCAGCTCAACGGTCAGCTTGACCAGAATCCCGGCTATTAA
- a CDS encoding cytochrome c maturation protein CcmE, whose amino-acid sequence MKWKTVLGLAAMIGFGALLFVNFGSQVGGYMNFEQATRTGATAHVVGTWAENRPTSYSRAQNVFTFYMRDEDGTVRKVRYNNPKPANFEEAEQVVVEGRNQDGTFVAENILVKCPSKYNDAQGLKQKASRSSQGTPSASSTPQ is encoded by the coding sequence ATGAAGTGGAAAACCGTTCTTGGCCTGGCCGCCATGATTGGCTTTGGCGCCCTGCTGTTCGTCAACTTTGGCAGTCAGGTAGGCGGGTACATGAACTTTGAGCAGGCCACCCGCACGGGAGCCACGGCCCACGTGGTCGGCACATGGGCGGAAAACCGTCCCACGAGCTACAGCCGCGCGCAGAACGTCTTCACCTTTTACATGCGTGATGAGGACGGGACGGTACGGAAGGTGCGGTACAACAACCCGAAGCCGGCCAACTTTGAGGAGGCCGAGCAGGTGGTCGTGGAGGGGCGGAATCAAGACGGCACGTTTGTAGCCGAAAACATCCTCGTGAAATGCCCCTCGAAATACAACGACGCGCAGGGCCTGAAGCAGAAGGCGAGCCGCTCGTCTCAAGGGACACCGTCCGCGTCTTCTACGCCGCAGTAG
- a CDS encoding SusC/RagA family TonB-linked outer membrane protein, whose amino-acid sequence MKRLIPSVVFGLALLLLPGLAWAQQGTITGTVTEAETGNSLPGATIQIVGENTGAASDVDGQYQITGVPAGEQTLRVSFVGYQGQERTVNVPADGTVRANFQLRTSQAQMEEIVVSSYAVEEDVRVTGASEAVSGADIESQNVQNVSGALQGRASGIRITSQSGAPGSAFDVQVRGQASISGGQQPLYIIDGIQVGPENISNEGNLSPLAGLSPSDVESVQVLKDASATAIYGARAANGVVIIQTKGGGGETRVNFSSQVGAVSPLEEYNILSASEWVEHEFLKARNAGDSPADVADDFGIPSTNPDEVTGPDWYDQSTRTGITQSYQLSVSGGGERTNFRLSGSFERDKGQVIESFLNQTGLRANVQHDATDYLSLSSKVNLVQNKSRGTIGGGAFVNSPFWASYLIRPHLDVRNEEGDYNLPLSGGGAFNRNIVAQEDFNSQSTDGVQILGNVSATLSLTDWLSARTVFGLDFNDLSEKDRRDPRLPNNADIGGSAFVSDTREVGLNVSQTLNYDLSPGERHDVSGLFGAEYRRQREAFNGSDGEGFPLFEFQNLDNAANPVGVDEFETESRFLGFFGDAEYTYDDRYTGSLTLRYDGSSRFGEDSRYGLFGSVGGSWTISEEAFMEDVGFVEDLELRGSYGVLGNSDFQAAFGNFAARQLYGGGGEYSGVAGIEPASLGRSDLTWEESTQINIGLDYSVFGGRLSGSVDAFRNDTDQLLLGRDLPADSGFDTVLDNVGEIRNEGLEFSFNTVNIDRGDFRWDTEFNITFQRSEVLSLFDGREEIRNDQQPGGELYRVGEPLGQYEQVPWAGVNPANGRPLYEDENGNLTYFVGGQSAEQTYGNSQSDFYGGFGNTFSYAGLTLDVFFQYDYGRNTFNNDRYFIDGNFSFNHTENVTEDYWEEPGDVSERPLPWAGNRPGGSGYNSGFFSSSVYMEDASYIRLKQVRLSYSLPSSLLEGVGIQGITVYVNGSNLLTFTNYTGLDPEIVGTALAQYPNNQRISGGIDLTL is encoded by the coding sequence ATGAAGCGACTGATACCAAGCGTTGTTTTCGGCCTCGCCCTCCTGCTCCTTCCGGGGCTGGCGTGGGCCCAGCAGGGAACCATCACCGGAACGGTGACAGAGGCGGAAACCGGCAACTCCTTGCCCGGGGCGACCATCCAGATTGTGGGCGAAAATACTGGTGCGGCCTCCGATGTTGACGGTCAGTATCAGATCACGGGAGTTCCTGCTGGCGAGCAGACCCTTCGGGTATCGTTTGTTGGGTATCAGGGGCAGGAACGCACTGTGAATGTACCGGCCGACGGTACAGTTCGGGCGAACTTCCAGCTCCGGACGAGCCAGGCTCAGATGGAAGAGATCGTCGTGTCAAGTTACGCTGTTGAAGAGGATGTGCGCGTCACGGGTGCCTCCGAGGCGGTGAGCGGGGCCGACATTGAATCGCAGAACGTACAGAACGTCTCTGGCGCCCTGCAGGGACGGGCGTCAGGAATCCGAATTACGTCTCAAAGTGGCGCTCCGGGATCGGCCTTTGACGTCCAGGTGCGCGGCCAAGCAAGCATCAGTGGAGGACAGCAACCTCTGTATATCATCGACGGGATTCAGGTTGGTCCCGAGAACATCTCCAACGAGGGCAACCTGAGTCCCCTTGCTGGCCTTAGTCCCTCCGACGTAGAGTCGGTGCAGGTATTGAAAGACGCATCGGCCACGGCTATTTACGGCGCACGAGCGGCCAACGGAGTGGTCATAATCCAGACCAAGGGAGGCGGTGGAGAGACGCGAGTGAACTTCAGCTCCCAGGTCGGGGCGGTCAGTCCACTCGAGGAATATAACATCCTTTCGGCCAGCGAGTGGGTAGAACACGAGTTTTTGAAAGCCCGAAATGCAGGCGATTCGCCCGCGGACGTTGCTGATGATTTCGGAATTCCTAGCACCAACCCCGATGAGGTTACCGGGCCTGACTGGTACGATCAGTCCACGCGCACTGGCATCACGCAATCGTATCAACTCTCCGTGAGCGGAGGTGGTGAACGGACCAATTTCCGCCTCTCTGGCTCCTTTGAGCGAGACAAGGGGCAGGTCATTGAGTCTTTCCTGAACCAGACAGGACTCCGGGCCAATGTTCAGCACGATGCCACGGATTACCTCTCTCTGTCGAGCAAGGTAAATCTCGTGCAGAACAAGTCTCGTGGGACGATCGGAGGTGGAGCCTTCGTCAACAGTCCCTTCTGGGCGTCCTACCTGATCCGTCCTCACCTTGACGTCCGAAACGAGGAGGGGGATTACAACTTGCCTCTGTCAGGAGGGGGAGCATTCAACAGAAATATTGTTGCGCAAGAAGACTTTAACTCCCAGAGCACAGATGGCGTTCAGATTCTTGGGAATGTCTCAGCAACACTGAGTCTCACTGACTGGCTCAGTGCCCGTACCGTCTTTGGCCTGGACTTCAACGACCTGTCAGAGAAGGATCGTCGAGACCCCCGTCTGCCAAACAATGCAGATATCGGCGGAAGTGCCTTCGTAAGCGACACTCGTGAAGTGGGTCTGAATGTGAGCCAGACGCTCAACTATGATCTCTCGCCGGGCGAGCGCCATGACGTCTCTGGACTTTTTGGTGCCGAGTACCGCCGCCAGAGAGAAGCGTTTAACGGGTCTGACGGAGAGGGCTTCCCTCTGTTCGAATTTCAGAATCTCGACAACGCGGCCAACCCGGTCGGAGTCGACGAGTTTGAGACCGAGTCGCGGTTCCTAGGCTTCTTCGGGGATGCAGAGTATACGTACGACGACCGGTACACCGGAAGCCTGACGCTTCGTTACGACGGGTCCTCCCGGTTTGGTGAAGACTCCCGGTACGGCCTCTTCGGGTCGGTCGGCGGGTCCTGGACAATCTCTGAGGAAGCGTTCATGGAAGACGTAGGGTTTGTAGAGGATCTGGAGCTACGTGGAAGCTATGGCGTACTGGGGAATAGCGACTTCCAGGCTGCCTTTGGCAACTTCGCTGCCCGACAGCTCTACGGGGGAGGTGGAGAGTATTCGGGAGTTGCCGGAATTGAACCCGCATCTCTGGGCCGATCAGATCTTACCTGGGAGGAGTCAACTCAGATTAACATCGGGCTTGACTACTCAGTCTTCGGTGGGCGCCTCTCGGGGTCGGTTGACGCCTTCCGTAACGACACCGACCAGCTTCTGCTTGGACGTGACCTTCCTGCCGACAGTGGCTTTGATACTGTCCTCGACAACGTCGGAGAAATTCGAAATGAGGGGCTTGAGTTCTCCTTCAACACTGTCAACATCGACCGGGGCGATTTTCGGTGGGACACGGAGTTCAACATCACCTTCCAGCGGAGCGAGGTTCTTTCCCTCTTCGATGGGCGCGAGGAAATCCGGAATGACCAACAGCCTGGTGGTGAACTTTACCGCGTAGGCGAGCCCTTGGGCCAATATGAGCAAGTGCCATGGGCTGGAGTCAACCCGGCTAACGGGCGCCCGCTGTACGAAGACGAAAACGGGAACCTCACTTACTTCGTCGGTGGTCAGTCCGCCGAACAGACGTACGGGAACAGCCAGTCGGACTTTTACGGAGGATTCGGAAATACATTCTCGTACGCTGGGCTGACGCTGGATGTCTTCTTTCAGTATGACTACGGCCGGAATACATTCAACAACGACCGTTACTTCATCGACGGAAACTTCAGCTTCAATCACACCGAGAACGTGACGGAAGACTACTGGGAAGAGCCCGGTGACGTCAGTGAGCGTCCCCTTCCGTGGGCCGGAAACCGCCCTGGGGGATCTGGTTACAACTCGGGATTCTTTAGCTCCTCAGTGTACATGGAGGACGCCTCCTACATCCGACTGAAGCAGGTGCGCCTCAGTTACTCGTTGCCCTCCTCCCTTCTCGAAGGGGTGGGAATCCAGGGCATCACTGTGTACGTCAACGGAAGTAACCTGCTTACCTTCACAAACTACACTGGACTGGATCCGGAAATCGTGGGTACAGCTCTTGCCCAATACCCGAACAACCAGCGTATCAGTGGAGGCATTGACTTGACGCTGTAG
- a CDS encoding cytochrome c biogenesis protein encodes MPSQAQTPFPVGRRLYRAVRAVVVVTLTGILAAGFLGEIPQLDILEQSARNLYFHVPMWFTLMAATIVSAYHSAQYLRSGDRIRDLRAREAARLGLIFGGLGIVTGMVWARFTWYEGTGVWWNFDPKQSMAAVLLLIYGGYFVLRDAIDAPRTRGRIAAVYNLFAVVTMPFLLYILPRQMPSLHPGGEGSPAFSQTDLAPAMRWVFYPSVLAFLGLCWLLYTQRVRLAWLQEVLRQKALGDAHGNGGVDR; translated from the coding sequence ATGCCTTCCCAAGCACAGACCCCGTTTCCCGTCGGCCGCCGACTGTACCGCGCGGTGCGAGCCGTCGTGGTGGTGACGCTGACTGGGATCCTCGCCGCCGGCTTTCTGGGCGAGATCCCGCAGTTGGACATCCTCGAACAGTCGGCGCGCAACCTGTATTTCCACGTGCCGATGTGGTTTACGCTGATGGCGGCCACGATCGTCTCGGCGTATCATTCGGCCCAGTATCTTCGGAGTGGGGACCGCATTCGCGATCTCCGCGCCCGTGAGGCAGCCCGACTCGGCCTCATTTTTGGTGGGCTCGGTATCGTGACGGGCATGGTGTGGGCCCGCTTCACGTGGTACGAGGGCACCGGCGTGTGGTGGAATTTTGATCCGAAGCAATCGATGGCGGCGGTCCTCCTGCTCATCTACGGCGGGTACTTCGTCCTGCGCGACGCCATCGATGCCCCGCGGACGCGGGGACGCATCGCGGCGGTCTACAACCTGTTTGCGGTCGTAACGATGCCCTTCCTGCTCTACATCCTGCCCCGCCAGATGCCGAGCCTTCACCCCGGCGGCGAGGGCAGTCCGGCCTTCAGCCAGACGGACCTCGCCCCGGCCATGCGCTGGGTCTTCTACCCCTCCGTCCTGGCCTTCCTGGGGCTCTGCTGGCTTCTGTACACCCAGCGGGTCCGCCTGGCCTGGCTCCAAGAGGTCCTGCGGCAGAAGGCCCTCGGAGACGCCCACGGCAACGGGGGCGTTGATCGCTGA
- a CDS encoding ADP-ribosylglycohydrolase family protein, which translates to MSTPSPSSDSIAGALLGTAVGDALGMPVEGLSHANVRTYYKGIKEYRDDDQRGDLDAGQWTDDTQMTFALVRALADHPVSPDAWPAAVADEYVSLRPEARRWGETTTAAVDRLADGTAPAESGGPDRPTDGAAMRAAPLGVWWAAQDLDRGAAFEAVRTVLAVTHRHPAALAAGWGQAVAVHTLLDWTPDAFDRGAFWERLVDATAWAEGRLDGDNRVSGRLEALADQLDAFPLNLGDACDGVGVRADEAWPFACAMVARRAHLLENTLLSGINVGGDADTTGAMMGAMLGALHGWSAFPDEWVEGLEAADRLRNEAHAFGKAVR; encoded by the coding sequence ATGAGCACTCCGTCTCCCTCCTCCGATTCGATTGCCGGGGCGCTCCTCGGCACCGCCGTCGGCGACGCGTTGGGCATGCCCGTCGAGGGCCTCAGCCACGCCAACGTGCGCACCTATTATAAAGGCATCAAGGAGTACCGGGACGATGACCAGCGGGGGGACCTGGACGCTGGGCAGTGGACGGACGACACGCAGATGACGTTCGCACTCGTGCGGGCCCTTGCCGACCATCCCGTGTCGCCGGATGCGTGGCCGGCCGCCGTCGCGGACGAGTACGTTTCCCTTCGGCCCGAGGCCCGGCGCTGGGGGGAAACGACCACGGCCGCCGTCGACCGACTGGCGGACGGCACCGCGCCCGCCGAGTCGGGCGGGCCCGATCGCCCGACCGATGGCGCCGCTATGCGGGCGGCTCCCCTCGGCGTGTGGTGGGCGGCTCAGGACCTCGACCGCGGGGCGGCCTTCGAGGCCGTCCGTACGGTGCTGGCCGTTACCCACCGCCATCCCGCGGCGCTGGCGGCCGGATGGGGACAGGCGGTGGCCGTCCACACGCTGCTGGACTGGACGCCCGATGCGTTCGACCGCGGGGCGTTCTGGGAGCGGCTGGTCGACGCGACGGCGTGGGCGGAGGGGCGACTCGACGGCGACAACCGCGTGTCGGGGCGCCTGGAGGCCCTCGCGGACCAGCTCGACGCCTTTCCCCTCAACCTCGGGGACGCGTGCGACGGGGTAGGGGTTCGGGCGGACGAGGCGTGGCCGTTTGCCTGTGCAATGGTCGCGCGCCGCGCCCACCTCCTCGAAAACACACTGCTTTCCGGGATCAACGTAGGGGGCGATGCCGACACCACCGGGGCCATGATGGGGGCGATGCTGGGCGCGCTGCACGGCTGGTCGGCCTTTCCCGACGAGTGGGTGGAGGGGCTGGAGGCCGCCGACCGCCTCCGCAACGAGGCGCACGCGTTTGGCAAAGCGGTCCGGTAG
- a CDS encoding CcmD family protein, whose product MTIHPLRPSDPPALRPDQERPDTTAAYDSTWTEQPDAPAPEGLDRIMGQDGKIYVVLAVVLLIWIGVVTLLVRTDRRIERLERRVDRSISDDE is encoded by the coding sequence ATGACGATCCATCCCTTGCGGCCCTCCGACCCGCCCGCGCTCCGGCCGGACCAGGAGCGCCCGGATACGACCGCGGCCTACGACAGCACGTGGACGGAGCAGCCCGACGCCCCTGCCCCAGAGGGATTGGACCGCATCATGGGCCAGGACGGCAAGATTTACGTTGTGCTCGCCGTCGTGCTTCTGATCTGGATCGGGGTGGTCACCCTCCTCGTCCGGACCGACCGTCGGATTGAGCGCCTGGAACGGCGCGTCGACCGGTCCATTTCAGACGATGAGTAG